A stretch of Nitrospirota bacterium DNA encodes these proteins:
- a CDS encoding molybdopterin-dependent oxidoreductase, producing the protein MRKLHRRQFLMTTGAAAGIAAAGTLLPKATLPMELQMGGRSVTRTTRRAHRNIHSTCLNCYARCGIIGYATDGALAKVGGNPNHPNSRGRMCAKGHAAKDILYDPERILHPMVRTGKRGEGQWKQISWDEAHKLVGGKLRALWEAKTPEKFFLYSSRDITTQKFTERFARAFGSPNALVHVGLTNQNKRLAQEATWGAPVEVSDVVNTEYILNFGANPYEAHYLRTSFVQRLTEGRQTKIRHSQVHYGAKLVSFDVRCSQTAGRSDEWFAPFPGTDGLIALAMAHVIMRENLHDEAFLRNWTNVAPDRLRKHLAPYTPERAEQESGVAAADIVRIALEFARSRYATTISSGGVSKHVNGVQNERCIMLLNAVTGRIDALGGFCLPRSYAFRDPEPVPPKPAAASAFLNSQTGRESTYGLFEKLAEMEKPQIGVWFTYMGNPLYEAPHTEAVDALFKNEIKIPFHVAIDSHMTETAALADVVLPASTYLERWELESPPSMEMVPFVSLRQPVVKPLGESKPVMDILIELATLLDGPMTKYFYFDPEDYLYAQVAGIAGLEKAGGLEYLVKKGFWRDPDAKPDYQKYRKGGFDTPSGKFEIHSARLEKMGLNPMPTYEPVPEYAEMRPSQFALTNFQWNVHTHYHTAGSLKLSEIVHRNPILINRSTGEELGLESGDVLEVISRTGIVRGEVLLVQGIHPRVIAISDNCGHWGYGHVARAKAFKSANPETKLVWWEKEGNGVHVKPLVAAKTDRAGGGVAWQDTVVSVLKVASRPKPGFVEKYLFFFE; encoded by the coding sequence ACCCTCCCCATGGAGCTCCAGATGGGGGGGAGGAGCGTCACGCGGACGACGCGCCGCGCGCACCGGAACATCCACAGCACGTGCCTGAACTGCTATGCGCGGTGCGGGATCATCGGGTATGCGACGGACGGAGCGCTGGCCAAGGTCGGAGGAAATCCCAATCACCCCAACTCGCGCGGCCGCATGTGCGCCAAGGGTCACGCGGCCAAAGACATCCTCTACGATCCTGAACGGATCCTTCATCCGATGGTCCGCACCGGAAAGCGGGGCGAGGGCCAATGGAAACAGATCTCCTGGGACGAGGCCCACAAACTGGTCGGCGGGAAACTCCGCGCTCTGTGGGAGGCGAAGACACCCGAAAAGTTTTTCTTGTACAGCAGCCGGGACATTACGACGCAGAAGTTCACCGAACGATTTGCCCGTGCCTTCGGCTCCCCGAACGCGCTCGTTCACGTGGGTCTGACGAACCAGAACAAGCGTCTGGCGCAGGAGGCCACATGGGGAGCGCCTGTTGAGGTGTCCGACGTGGTCAACACCGAGTACATTCTCAACTTCGGCGCCAATCCGTACGAAGCGCACTATCTGCGCACGAGTTTCGTCCAGCGGCTGACCGAAGGAAGGCAGACGAAGATCCGGCATTCCCAGGTGCATTACGGCGCCAAGCTCGTCAGCTTCGACGTGCGATGCAGCCAGACCGCCGGCCGGAGCGATGAATGGTTTGCGCCGTTCCCCGGCACGGACGGATTGATCGCGCTGGCGATGGCCCACGTCATCATGCGGGAGAACCTCCACGATGAAGCCTTTCTGAGAAACTGGACCAACGTGGCGCCGGACCGGCTCCGGAAGCACCTCGCGCCGTACACCCCCGAGCGGGCCGAGCAGGAAAGCGGCGTCGCAGCGGCGGACATCGTCCGCATCGCCCTCGAATTCGCCCGGAGCCGGTACGCCACCACGATCTCTTCCGGAGGCGTCAGCAAGCACGTCAACGGCGTGCAGAATGAGCGTTGCATCATGCTCCTCAACGCGGTCACCGGCCGCATCGACGCCCTCGGCGGCTTCTGCCTCCCGCGGAGCTACGCCTTCCGCGATCCCGAGCCCGTTCCGCCGAAACCCGCCGCAGCGAGCGCCTTCCTTAATTCCCAGACGGGCCGGGAATCGACCTATGGTCTCTTCGAAAAGCTGGCGGAGATGGAGAAACCGCAAATCGGCGTGTGGTTCACCTACATGGGAAACCCCCTGTACGAGGCGCCCCACACGGAAGCCGTGGATGCCCTTTTCAAGAACGAAATCAAGATCCCCTTCCATGTGGCCATCGACAGCCACATGACGGAGACCGCGGCGTTGGCCGACGTCGTTCTCCCTGCGTCCACCTACCTCGAACGATGGGAACTGGAATCGCCGCCGTCCATGGAAATGGTGCCGTTCGTCAGCCTTCGGCAGCCGGTGGTCAAACCGCTGGGCGAGTCCAAGCCGGTCATGGATATCCTGATCGAGTTGGCGACGCTGCTGGATGGCCCCATGACGAAATATTTCTACTTCGATCCCGAGGACTACCTCTACGCGCAGGTGGCCGGAATCGCCGGATTGGAAAAGGCGGGCGGCCTGGAATACCTGGTGAAGAAGGGATTCTGGAGAGATCCCGACGCCAAACCGGACTACCAGAAATATCGGAAAGGCGGCTTCGACACGCCCTCAGGAAAATTCGAAATCCACTCCGCGCGGCTGGAGAAAATGGGACTCAATCCCATGCCGACCTATGAGCCGGTGCCGGAGTATGCGGAGATGCGACCGAGCCAGTTCGCCCTGACAAACTTCCAGTGGAACGTCCACACCCATTACCACACCGCGGGCTCGCTCAAGCTCTCCGAGATCGTTCACCGCAACCCGATCCTCATCAACCGGTCCACCGGCGAGGAGTTGGGTCTGGAGAGCGGCGACGTGCTGGAGGTGATTTCCCGGACGGGCATCGTCCGGGGCGAAGTCCTCCTGGTCCAGGGCATCCACCCCCGCGTCATCGCCATATCGGACAATTGCGGCCACTGGGGGTATGGCCACGTGGCACGGGCCAAGGCGTTCAAGAGCGCGAACCCCGAAACGAAGCTGGTGTGGTGGGAGAAGGAAGGGAATGGAGTTCACGTGAAGCCGCTAGTGGCGGCCAAAACCGACCGCGCCGGAGGGGGCGTCGCCTGGCAGGACACCGTGGTATCCGTCCTGAAAGTGGCTTCCAG